A portion of the Edaphobacter lichenicola genome contains these proteins:
- a CDS encoding ABC transporter ATP-binding protein: MKRIWRLLLYVRPYAFYSLASVVLMAVVGAMAAFRVLLVKPIFDNVLSPDAYTHDVLVFRVPMLARPLNLHFLVPSSLHNAWTVVAYALVASALLKSVCDYAGTYLVNYAGFGMITDLRNDLYNAVLRRSVGFFQKHTTGTLLSTLINDIERVQTAMSSVLGEFLQQIFTLIFMAGVAIFYGGKLAWVLLLFVPVVISSARRIGRRVRQTTRKGQDKLAEIQNILHETITGNRIVKAFGMELWEMNRFRRAARRLFSANLRSVSVQAISSPLMDGLGSVAIALLLLLGRDRIKGGSMTIGSFISFLIAVFTLYDPVRKFALFYNSFQQALGASEEIFKFMDAQDDVQEKKRAYVLKGFTEGIRFENVGFAYESGGEMKQVLHDINLVVQPSEVIAFVGPSGAGKSSLVNLIPRFFDVNEGRILLDGHDLRDVTIASLREQIGNVTQETVLFNDTVRNNIAYGQPDVPMSQVEEAARMARAHDFILNMPDGYNTVVGEKGARLSGGERQRLAIARAILKNAPILILDEATSSLDMESEQLVQAALANLMQGRTVFVIAHRLSTVRRASRIAVIEGGRITEIGTHDELMQYSGTYQRLYNMQFNDDDVVLANAGEGGVQVGLEGIA, encoded by the coding sequence TTGAAGCGCATCTGGCGATTGCTTCTGTATGTCCGGCCGTATGCGTTCTATTCGCTGGCGTCTGTTGTGCTGATGGCGGTTGTAGGGGCGATGGCAGCGTTCCGCGTGCTGCTGGTGAAACCGATCTTCGATAATGTACTGAGCCCAGATGCGTACACGCATGATGTGCTGGTGTTTCGTGTGCCTATGCTTGCGAGACCTCTGAACCTGCATTTTCTTGTACCGAGTTCGCTGCACAATGCTTGGACGGTGGTGGCGTATGCGTTGGTGGCGTCCGCTCTGTTGAAATCGGTATGCGATTACGCGGGTACATATCTGGTGAACTACGCGGGCTTCGGTATGATCACCGATCTGCGAAACGATCTCTATAACGCAGTGCTGCGTCGATCGGTGGGATTTTTTCAGAAGCATACGACCGGGACTTTGCTGTCGACGTTAATCAATGACATCGAGCGCGTTCAGACAGCGATGTCGAGTGTGCTTGGGGAGTTTCTGCAGCAGATCTTCACCCTGATTTTTATGGCCGGGGTGGCAATTTTTTACGGCGGCAAGCTCGCATGGGTGTTGCTGCTGTTCGTTCCGGTAGTGATATCGTCGGCGCGGCGCATCGGGAGACGAGTTCGACAGACGACGCGCAAGGGACAGGACAAGCTGGCTGAGATTCAGAACATTCTTCACGAAACGATTACTGGGAATCGAATCGTGAAGGCGTTTGGGATGGAGCTATGGGAGATGAACCGCTTCCGTCGCGCGGCACGAAGGCTGTTTAGCGCGAATCTGCGGTCGGTAAGCGTGCAGGCGATTAGTTCGCCGTTGATGGACGGGCTTGGTTCCGTTGCGATTGCGTTGCTTCTGCTGCTCGGACGTGATCGCATCAAGGGCGGATCGATGACGATCGGTTCGTTTATCTCCTTTCTGATTGCGGTGTTTACGTTATATGATCCGGTGCGGAAGTTTGCGCTGTTCTATAACAGCTTTCAGCAGGCACTGGGAGCGAGCGAAGAGATCTTCAAGTTTATGGACGCGCAGGACGATGTCCAGGAGAAGAAACGCGCTTATGTCTTGAAGGGGTTCACTGAGGGAATCCGTTTCGAGAATGTAGGTTTTGCCTATGAGAGTGGCGGTGAAATGAAGCAGGTGCTGCACGACATCAATCTGGTTGTGCAGCCGAGTGAGGTGATCGCGTTTGTCGGGCCAAGTGGAGCTGGGAAGTCTTCGCTGGTGAATCTGATCCCGCGATTCTTCGATGTTAATGAGGGAAGAATTCTGTTGGATGGGCACGATCTGCGCGATGTAACTATTGCCTCGCTGCGAGAGCAAATCGGCAACGTGACTCAGGAGACGGTTCTATTTAACGACACGGTGCGAAACAATATCGCATACGGTCAGCCGGATGTTCCGATGAGCCAGGTGGAAGAGGCAGCTCGTATGGCGCGAGCGCATGATTTCATTCTCAATATGCCGGATGGATACAACACGGTAGTTGGGGAAAAGGGCGCACGGTTGAGTGGGGGAGAGCGGCAGCGTCTGGCGATTGCGCGGGCAATTTTGAAGAATGCGCCAATTTTGATTTTGGACGAGGCGACGTCGTCTTTGGATATGGAGAGCGAGCAGCTGGTGCAGGCGGCCTTGGCAAATCTGATGCAAGGTCGAACCGTGTTTGTGATTGCGCATCGTCTTTCGACCGTTCGACGGGCTTCTCGGATCGCAGTGATTGAAGGTGGACGTATCACGGAGATTGGTACGCATGATGAGCTGATGCAGTATTCGGGAACGTATCAGCGGCTTTATAACATGCAGTTCAATGATGACGATGTGGTGTTGGCCAATGCCGGCGAAGGTGGTGTGCAGGTGGGGCTGGAGGGAATTGCGTGA